The Aureispira anguillae genome contains a region encoding:
- a CDS encoding T9SS type A sorting domain-containing protein, which produces MHRSFTLKLFFGCLFILFGTLSSIAQHKILSGEITYHSIASNTYIISTKLFVDCQGTALPDSIILDWSSSCQGGIAGSLPLSKAAGYPIDATQYAFSGGSYCNGGTGTRGIEHYLYLDTLVVPAACTVFDLSWSSCCHSDSFNSILSPNTTSFYLHSVLNNVNNMGYNSSPQFGNFPIIGACQNMPGQYYQGAYDYEGDTLRYSLVSCLANENDTVNYQAGYSGTAPLGASNPVSIDPQTGIIDYLISPLQMAMICVLVEEIRGGLVIGSVTREIMIVGSNCFNNTPVITGIDSTNNYDTTIVVGQTLCFDIHAEDLDTAQQLTMSLLGVPIPGATFTIDTTNNPIGTFCWTPTAADTGQHVFVIEVRDNGVPIYGADFKGFTINVVAVTSIPKIKKKEPTLSIAPNPAKEFIQVEFDQVLPQAIQLLIVDAQGKVVQQEHKKAGTQVLEIDIHSLHTGFYSIVTFDEAGEYISSQKLIIR; this is translated from the coding sequence ATGCACCGATCCTTTACGCTAAAACTTTTTTTTGGATGTTTATTCATCCTTTTCGGAACCCTTTCATCCATTGCTCAACACAAAATCTTAAGTGGAGAGATTACTTACCACAGCATTGCTAGCAACACCTATATTATTAGCACAAAACTTTTTGTAGATTGCCAAGGGACAGCTTTACCCGATTCCATTATTTTAGATTGGTCTTCCTCTTGCCAAGGAGGTATTGCAGGCAGCCTGCCTTTGTCCAAAGCCGCAGGTTATCCAATAGACGCCACTCAATATGCTTTCTCAGGAGGGAGTTATTGCAATGGAGGAACTGGAACGAGAGGAATAGAGCACTATCTTTATCTAGATACCTTGGTTGTACCAGCAGCTTGTACGGTTTTTGATCTCAGTTGGTCCTCTTGTTGCCATAGCGATAGCTTTAATTCGATCCTTAGCCCTAACACGACCTCATTTTATTTACACAGTGTCCTTAATAATGTTAACAATATGGGCTACAACTCATCTCCGCAATTTGGCAACTTCCCAATTATTGGAGCTTGTCAAAATATGCCAGGGCAGTATTATCAAGGAGCTTATGACTATGAAGGAGACACTTTGCGCTATTCATTGGTCTCCTGCTTAGCGAATGAAAATGATACCGTTAATTATCAAGCAGGATATAGCGGAACAGCGCCTTTAGGAGCCTCTAATCCTGTCAGTATTGATCCACAAACAGGAATAATTGACTATCTTATATCTCCTCTACAAATGGCCATGATATGCGTATTAGTAGAAGAAATTAGAGGAGGGCTTGTGATTGGAAGTGTTACCCGTGAAATTATGATAGTGGGATCGAATTGTTTTAATAATACGCCTGTTATTACAGGAATTGATAGTACCAATAATTACGATACAACTATTGTAGTTGGGCAAACGTTGTGTTTTGATATTCATGCTGAAGATTTGGATACAGCTCAACAATTAACAATGTCACTGCTAGGAGTTCCTATTCCAGGAGCAACGTTCACCATTGATACTACCAACAACCCAATTGGTACATTCTGTTGGACACCAACGGCGGCAGATACAGGACAGCATGTTTTTGTGATTGAAGTACGAGATAATGGTGTCCCTATTTATGGAGCTGATTTTAAGGGTTTTACAATTAATGTGGTAGCAGTGACAAGCATTCCAAAAATAAAGAAAAAAGAACCTACGTTATCTATTGCTCCGAATCCAGCCAAAGAATTTATCCAAGTAGAATTCGACCAAGTACTGCCCCAAGCTATTCAATTATTAATTGTAGATGCTCAAGGAAAAGTTGTTCAGCAAGAACATAAAAAGGCAGGGACTCAAGTTTTAGAAATCGATATTCATTCCCTTCATACGGGATTTTATTCGATTGTTACTTTTGATGAAGCAGGGGAATATATTAGCAGTCAAAAGCTGATCATTCGGTAA
- a CDS encoding nitrilase-related carbon-nitrogen hydrolase codes for MPRMVKSGLIQMSLPMTEGEGSIQEIMNAMVEKHIPYIEEAGKAGVQILCLQEIFNTPYFCPGQDKAWYASAEPVPGPTTDLMAEYAKKYDMVIIVPIYEKEQPGVLYNTAAVIDADGTYLGKYRKNHIPHTTGFWEKFFFKPGNLGYPVFQTKYAKVGVYICYDRHFPDGARCLGLNGAEIVYNPSATVAGLSQYLWQLEQPAHAAANGYFMGCINRVGEEKPWDLGRFYGTSYFVDPRGQIFSQASEYDDELLIADFDLDLIDEVRSTWQFFRDRRPETYDKLTEL; via the coding sequence ATGCCAAGAATGGTCAAATCTGGACTTATCCAAATGAGTCTACCCATGACAGAGGGAGAAGGAAGCATTCAAGAAATCATGAATGCTATGGTAGAAAAACATATTCCCTATATAGAAGAGGCTGGCAAAGCTGGCGTTCAAATTCTTTGTCTGCAAGAGATTTTTAATACGCCTTATTTTTGCCCTGGTCAAGATAAAGCATGGTATGCTTCTGCGGAACCTGTTCCTGGTCCCACCACAGATTTAATGGCAGAATATGCCAAAAAATACGACATGGTTATCATTGTTCCGATCTACGAAAAAGAACAACCTGGTGTCTTGTACAACACTGCTGCTGTAATTGATGCAGATGGTACCTATTTGGGAAAATACCGCAAGAATCACATTCCTCATACAACAGGTTTTTGGGAGAAATTTTTCTTCAAGCCTGGTAATTTAGGCTATCCTGTTTTTCAGACCAAATACGCTAAAGTCGGGGTTTATATTTGTTACGATCGACATTTTCCAGACGGTGCTCGCTGCTTGGGTCTAAATGGTGCTGAAATTGTCTATAATCCCTCTGCTACAGTTGCTGGTTTATCTCAATATTTGTGGCAATTAGAACAACCTGCCCACGCTGCTGCCAATGGTTATTTCATGGGCTGTATCAATCGAGTTGGAGAAGAAAAACCATGGGATTTAGGTCGCTTTTATGGCACTTCTTATTTTGTCGATCCTAGGGGACAAATTTTTTCTCAGGCTTCAGAATACGATGATGAGCTATTAATTGCAGACTTTGATTTAGACCTTATTGATGAAGTGCGTTCTACTTGGCAATTTTTTAGAGATAGACGCCCTGAAACCTATGATAAATTAACAGAACTGTAG
- a CDS encoding FAD-dependent oxidoreductase, which yields MEYKSPTTQEEVAANFEQLHPTMSANMAYYESSRCLFCYDAPCVQACPTSIDIPLFIKQINTGNIDGASKTIYDANYFGNICGKVCPTKVLCEGACVYNHQDVQPIDIGSLQAFATAHTLKKGKKLYQPAPENGKKVAVIGAGPAGISAACELRLYGYTVDVFEAKEHASGLCLYGIAPYKITNEEILAEMDYLQEQFGYTVHYNHPIRTKEQLQALENKYDAIFLGIGMGGTRSLGIEGEQLQHCIGATEFIEAFKLNPLNTFVGKSVVVVGGGNTAMDAASEAARMGASVQLVYRRDKAEMGAYAFEYDLAKNAGTQGLFNCNPIAILGKEKVEGIRLIKTTVEAGRVQTIAGSEFELACDMVILATGQAKLPDFLGLIDGLELDAKNRIVCNDGYQTTNPMYYASGDAVNGGAEVVNATGEAKIAAQTIHQHFS from the coding sequence ATGGAATATAAATCACCCACTACTCAGGAAGAAGTCGCTGCTAATTTTGAGCAGTTGCATCCTACTATGAGTGCTAATATGGCTTATTATGAAAGCTCTAGGTGTTTGTTTTGTTACGATGCTCCTTGTGTTCAGGCTTGCCCAACCAGCATTGACATTCCTTTGTTTATAAAACAGATTAACACAGGGAATATTGATGGAGCCTCTAAGACAATTTACGATGCCAATTACTTTGGTAACATCTGCGGAAAAGTCTGCCCTACCAAGGTGCTTTGTGAAGGGGCTTGCGTTTACAATCACCAAGATGTACAGCCTATTGATATTGGAAGCTTACAAGCTTTTGCTACTGCTCATACCCTAAAAAAAGGCAAAAAATTATACCAACCTGCTCCCGAAAACGGTAAAAAAGTAGCGGTTATTGGTGCGGGACCTGCTGGTATTAGTGCCGCTTGTGAATTGCGTTTATATGGTTATACCGTTGATGTATTTGAGGCAAAAGAACATGCCTCTGGGCTCTGTCTTTATGGCATTGCTCCTTACAAAATAACCAATGAAGAGATTTTGGCAGAAATGGATTACCTGCAAGAGCAATTTGGATATACGGTTCATTACAATCATCCAATTCGTACGAAAGAACAATTACAAGCGTTAGAAAATAAATACGATGCTATCTTTTTGGGCATTGGAATGGGAGGAACTCGCTCCTTAGGCATTGAGGGAGAACAACTACAACATTGTATTGGGGCAACCGAATTTATAGAAGCCTTCAAATTAAATCCACTGAATACCTTTGTTGGCAAATCAGTAGTGGTAGTTGGTGGCGGCAACACCGCAATGGATGCAGCTTCTGAAGCCGCTAGAATGGGTGCCTCCGTTCAGTTGGTTTATCGACGAGACAAGGCAGAAATGGGAGCTTATGCTTTTGAATATGACTTGGCAAAAAATGCAGGGACTCAGGGCCTGTTCAACTGCAATCCAATTGCTATTCTAGGGAAAGAAAAAGTAGAAGGAATCCGTTTAATTAAGACCACCGTTGAGGCGGGTCGGGTTCAAACAATAGCAGGATCAGAATTTGAATTGGCATGTGATATGGTTATTCTTGCAACGGGTCAAGCAAAATTACCCGACTTTTTAGGCTTAATTGATGGTCTAGAATTGGATGCCAAAAATAGAATTGTTTGCAACGATGGTTATCAAACTACCAACCCCATGTACTATGCTTCAGGCGATGCTGTTAATGGCGGCGCCGAAGTGGTTAATGCGACTGGGGAAGCTAAAATAGCTGCTCAAACCATCCATCAACACTTTTCTTAA
- a CDS encoding nitric-oxide reductase large subunit — protein MRKIWALFAMVIVLSFAILSWVGTEIYQQQPPIPNQVLVEPTGTIIYSGKDIQRGQNVWESIGGMEVGSIWGHGSYVAPDWTADWIHREAEFMLDAWARELGATTYQALNEEQQAQLKARLIKEIRTNTFKESNGGTITLSAARYAAIQANVVYYSSIFRDGRDEYAIPKNSLTDSANLADLNAFLFWTSWAASTNRPDQSITYTSNWPHEPLIDNTISTDAQLWSGFSIILLLLFIGLLVLYQLKKKHENLDIPNTDPLVGLQLVASQKAVLKYFFVISLLIALQVLLGALTVHYTVEGTSFFGVDLIAEFFPYSVTRTWHTQLAIFWIAATWLATGLFFAPIISGQEMKFQIFGINFLFGALLLIVLGSMFGEWLGIHQFLDLTTNFFFGHQGYEYMDLGRFWQYILAIGLILWMFMVGRHIVYGIKQNNEAKHLLILFLIAVIAIGMFFFSGLMYGENSSLPVINYWRWWLVHLWVEGFFEVFATVAIAFIFTKMGVISSKTAGRASVISAIIFLAGGIVGTLHHLYFSGTPVHAIALGATFSALEVVPLTLVGFEIWENWELLKSKPWMERYKWPIYFFIAVSFWNMIGAGVFGFLINPPIALYYIQGLNTTPVHAHTALFGVYGMLGMGFIVTCLRLCSSRKWEALENKKLKRAFWMLNIGLLAMVLISLLPVGIIQAQASIEHGYWYARSSELLYSPLVQTLKWLRMIGDVLFSIGIFYFCWFCISETFYCYKKQQ, from the coding sequence ATGAGAAAAATATGGGCCTTGTTTGCAATGGTGATTGTATTATCATTTGCCATACTTAGTTGGGTAGGTACAGAAATTTATCAACAGCAGCCCCCGATTCCTAATCAGGTACTTGTTGAACCAACAGGAACGATAATTTATTCGGGAAAGGATATTCAACGAGGACAAAATGTTTGGGAATCCATAGGAGGGATGGAAGTCGGATCTATTTGGGGACATGGGAGCTACGTAGCTCCCGATTGGACAGCAGATTGGATTCATAGAGAAGCCGAATTTATGCTTGATGCTTGGGCTAGAGAATTAGGCGCAACAACTTACCAAGCATTAAATGAAGAACAACAAGCACAACTAAAGGCTAGATTGATTAAAGAAATCCGAACCAATACCTTTAAAGAGAGTAATGGAGGAACCATTACTTTATCAGCAGCTAGGTATGCTGCAATACAAGCGAATGTGGTTTATTATAGTTCCATTTTTAGAGATGGGAGGGATGAGTATGCAATACCTAAAAATAGCTTGACCGATTCAGCTAATTTAGCAGATTTGAACGCTTTTTTATTTTGGACTTCGTGGGCAGCGAGCACCAATAGACCCGACCAATCGATTACCTATACCTCTAACTGGCCGCATGAGCCACTTATTGACAATACCATATCAACAGATGCACAACTTTGGTCTGGTTTTTCTATTATTTTACTCCTGTTATTCATTGGGCTATTGGTGTTGTATCAACTCAAAAAGAAGCATGAAAATCTTGATATTCCGAATACTGATCCTTTGGTTGGTTTACAATTAGTGGCTTCCCAAAAGGCGGTCTTAAAATACTTTTTTGTTATTAGCTTATTAATTGCCTTGCAAGTTTTGTTGGGGGCATTGACTGTTCATTATACGGTAGAGGGAACTAGCTTTTTTGGGGTAGACCTTATTGCGGAGTTCTTTCCATATAGCGTTACCCGAACATGGCATACGCAGCTAGCTATTTTTTGGATTGCAGCAACTTGGTTGGCGACAGGCTTGTTTTTTGCACCAATCATTAGCGGTCAAGAGATGAAATTTCAAATCTTTGGCATTAATTTTTTATTTGGAGCATTGTTGTTGATTGTGTTAGGTTCAATGTTTGGAGAATGGCTAGGCATCCATCAATTTTTGGATTTGACCACTAATTTTTTCTTTGGGCATCAAGGTTATGAGTACATGGATTTGGGAAGATTTTGGCAATATATTTTAGCCATAGGATTAATTTTGTGGATGTTTATGGTAGGTCGTCATATTGTCTACGGAATCAAACAAAACAACGAAGCAAAGCACTTGTTAATCCTTTTTTTGATAGCGGTAATTGCGATTGGGATGTTTTTCTTTTCGGGGCTTATGTATGGAGAAAACAGTAGTTTGCCCGTTATTAATTATTGGAGATGGTGGTTGGTACACCTTTGGGTAGAAGGATTTTTTGAAGTATTTGCAACCGTTGCCATTGCTTTTATTTTTACAAAAATGGGCGTCATTTCTTCAAAAACAGCAGGGAGAGCTTCTGTTATATCGGCTATTATTTTCTTGGCAGGAGGAATTGTAGGCACCCTTCATCATCTTTACTTTTCGGGAACGCCTGTTCATGCAATTGCGCTAGGTGCTACCTTTAGTGCCCTAGAAGTCGTTCCATTAACGCTTGTTGGATTTGAAATATGGGAAAATTGGGAGTTGCTAAAAAGCAAACCATGGATGGAACGCTATAAATGGCCCATTTACTTTTTTATAGCTGTCTCGTTTTGGAATATGATTGGAGCAGGCGTATTTGGCTTTCTAATTAATCCTCCTATTGCCTTATATTATATTCAGGGATTAAACACAACTCCTGTTCATGCTCACACGGCTTTATTTGGGGTGTATGGGATGCTCGGAATGGGATTTATTGTGACCTGTTTGAGGCTTTGTTCTTCCCGTAAATGGGAAGCATTAGAAAATAAGAAACTTAAAAGAGCTTTTTGGATGCTAAACATAGGATTATTAGCAATGGTCTTGATTAGTTTGTTGCCAGTAGGGATTATTCAAGCCCAAGCATCTATAGAACATGGTTATTGGTATGCAAGAAGCAGTGAACTGCTTTATTCGCCTTTAGTTCAAACCTTAAAATGGCTAAGAATGATAGGCGATGTTCTGTTTTCTATTGGAATTTTCTATTTCTGTTGGTTTTGCATTTCAGAAACTTTTTATTGTTATAAAAAACAGCAGTAA
- a CDS encoding SDR family NAD(P)-dependent oxidoreductase, which translates to MVLQNKRILITGGSSGIGKATAIELAKQGAIIILQARNVDKLKAAATEISLLGAKVHYYSTDLTTAEAVEASANTIIQEVGLPDIVINSAGSGDWLSLKEATPKHYETTMASPYLATAFTCKVFYDKMQARGSGHFIIINSVASYFSFPAATGYTAARWAMLGFAKSLQADLYASKFNVSLVTLGKVSSPYFTNNPTSEERIPKISDYLVSTMSEEYSGKVIAKVAQFPKQETIKPFMLAILVRLNRFIPGLFAWLMRLTAYKAK; encoded by the coding sequence ATGGTGCTTCAAAACAAACGCATTCTAATTACAGGTGGCTCCAGTGGTATTGGAAAAGCAACAGCCATTGAATTGGCCAAACAAGGAGCAATCATTATACTTCAAGCTAGAAATGTTGACAAACTAAAAGCCGCAGCGACCGAAATAAGCTTATTGGGCGCTAAAGTACATTATTATTCTACCGATTTAACTACTGCTGAGGCTGTTGAGGCCTCAGCCAATACCATTATTCAAGAGGTCGGTTTGCCCGATATTGTAATCAATAGTGCAGGTTCTGGCGACTGGTTGTCCCTTAAAGAAGCTACTCCCAAACATTATGAGACGACGATGGCTTCGCCTTATCTCGCCACGGCATTTACTTGCAAAGTTTTTTATGATAAAATGCAAGCAAGAGGCAGCGGGCATTTTATTATTATCAATTCTGTGGCTTCTTACTTTTCTTTTCCTGCGGCAACGGGTTATACCGCAGCAAGATGGGCAATGTTAGGTTTTGCTAAATCCTTGCAAGCAGACTTGTATGCCAGTAAATTTAACGTCTCGTTGGTTACCCTAGGCAAAGTATCTAGCCCTTATTTCACGAATAATCCCACTAGTGAGGAACGAATTCCTAAAATTTCTGATTACTTAGTTTCCACAATGAGCGAAGAATATAGCGGAAAAGTAATCGCCAAGGTAGCTCAATTTCCCAAGCAGGAAACCATCAAACCTTTTATGTTGGCTATTTTGGTGCGGCTCAATCGTTTTATCCCAGGTTTATTTGCTTGGTTGATGCGCTTGACTGCTTATAAAGCCAAATAA
- a CDS encoding M61 family metallopeptidase, with protein MKLAIFLLFFCLFPTSILFAQRYNYKVNLKEISKDQLTIKLKVPNLKQKTLLFQFPVVIPGSYGTVDFGRFILKLEAKDKNGNKLKVSHPTLNTWKIKNAENIDEISYRVNDTWDTNIVTNPAGTNIDSNVFLFNNHGFFGFFKNYEHLPFNIEIDRPSYLYGGTALKKTGGDHDTDIFEADSYFKLIDNPILFARPDTATFKVGNTTFLVQLYSPTGRNNSKSFVKDLKQIVIAQQAYLNKQLPLEQYVFLIFMIKEFENYRASWGIGALEHTNSSVYCLKEGALENLRYVIRDIAAHEFFHTWTPLSIRSKEIHFFDFMEPKMSKHLWLYEGGTEYASIHYQVQNGVMTVQRYLDILSSKIKNSGRYDNSIPFTVMSKKCVNELSSEYGNVYQKGALINLCLDLKLRILSNGTYGFQNMIHDLSQKYHAKKPFNDEDLFDEISELSGYPNEIRDFFKSYVEGPEPLPIGQLMDEVGISFLKNAVIKELSAFGFNPNNGLRFNNEQAKLELQEKGIDSFGKNIMGFLHGDLLYKWQGKELEMRTLKETWEVYKKSAKDGDLLNVTVLRKNKDGVYVEVELSAKLIQVETEINNTFVINPKATAKVLKIRNAWLGNYRTK; from the coding sequence ATGAAATTGGCAATTTTCTTATTATTTTTTTGTCTATTTCCTACTTCCATTTTGTTTGCTCAACGCTACAACTATAAAGTAAACCTCAAGGAGATAAGCAAGGATCAGCTCACTATAAAATTAAAAGTTCCGAATCTAAAACAAAAAACACTGCTTTTTCAGTTTCCTGTGGTAATACCAGGCTCCTATGGTACCGTAGATTTTGGAAGGTTTATTCTTAAGTTAGAAGCAAAGGATAAAAATGGTAATAAATTAAAAGTTAGCCACCCTACGCTAAATACTTGGAAGATCAAAAATGCTGAAAATATTGATGAAATTTCTTATCGTGTAAATGATACTTGGGATACCAATATTGTTACTAACCCAGCTGGAACAAATATAGACAGCAACGTTTTTCTTTTTAACAACCACGGCTTTTTTGGTTTTTTCAAAAATTATGAACATCTGCCTTTCAACATTGAAATCGATAGGCCAAGTTATTTATACGGAGGAACCGCCTTAAAGAAAACAGGGGGCGATCATGATACCGATATTTTTGAAGCAGATTCTTATTTTAAGCTCATTGATAACCCTATCCTATTTGCAAGACCTGACACGGCAACGTTTAAGGTTGGAAATACAACTTTTTTAGTACAACTCTATTCACCAACGGGTCGAAATAATTCCAAATCGTTTGTAAAGGATTTAAAGCAAATCGTAATAGCTCAACAGGCTTATTTAAACAAACAGTTGCCGCTAGAGCAATATGTGTTCTTAATTTTTATGATTAAGGAGTTTGAAAACTATAGAGCTTCTTGGGGAATTGGTGCATTAGAACATACAAATTCTTCTGTATATTGCTTGAAGGAGGGAGCACTAGAAAACTTACGTTATGTTATTCGTGATATTGCTGCTCATGAATTTTTTCACACGTGGACTCCATTAAGCATTCGTTCTAAAGAAATTCATTTTTTTGATTTTATGGAACCCAAAATGTCCAAGCACTTGTGGCTTTATGAAGGGGGAACAGAATATGCATCTATTCATTATCAAGTGCAAAATGGCGTTATGACCGTTCAACGGTATCTCGATATTTTAAGCTCAAAGATTAAAAATAGTGGTCGTTATGACAATTCTATTCCATTCACTGTTATGAGTAAAAAATGTGTTAACGAATTGAGCAGTGAGTATGGTAATGTATACCAAAAAGGGGCACTTATTAATTTATGCCTTGATCTAAAACTTAGAATTCTTTCTAATGGAACTTATGGTTTTCAGAACATGATCCATGATTTATCCCAAAAGTACCATGCCAAAAAGCCATTTAATGATGAGGATCTATTTGATGAGATAAGCGAACTAAGTGGCTACCCAAATGAAATTAGGGATTTTTTTAAAAGCTATGTAGAAGGTCCCGAACCGTTACCAATAGGGCAACTGATGGATGAAGTTGGAATTTCTTTTCTAAAAAACGCCGTGATCAAAGAATTATCTGCTTTTGGATTTAATCCTAATAATGGACTGCGTTTTAATAATGAACAAGCTAAATTAGAGTTACAAGAAAAAGGAATTGATTCTTTTGGAAAAAACATTATGGGATTCCTGCACGGGGATTTACTCTACAAGTGGCAAGGAAAGGAGCTTGAAATGAGAACGCTTAAAGAAACGTGGGAGGTTTATAAAAAATCGGCTAAGGATGGTGATCTATTAAATGTTACGGTGTTGCGTAAAAATAAAGATGGTGTTTATGTTGAAGTCGAACTAAGTGCTAAGTTAATTCAAGTAGAGACAGAAATCAATAACACCTTTGTTATAAATCCTAAGGCAACAGCAAAAGTATTAAAAATTAGAAATGCTTGGTTGGGTAATTATAGAACAAAGTAA
- the preA gene encoding NAD-dependent dihydropyrimidine dehydrogenase subunit PreA codes for MIDISANLAGIKSPNPFWLASAPPTNSGYQIMKAFDAGWGGAVWKTLGVPVVNVSSRYGAVNYRDTRMMGLNNIELITDRPLVDNLREMEEVKKYFPDHAVIASLMVDTREEWHQIVKDVQNAGADGIELNFGCPHGMCERGMGSAVGQNPSALETITNWVMEVATVPVIVKLTPNITDITEPARAAKTGGGNAISLINTIQSIVNIDLDTLCPTPIVGGQSTNGGYCGPAVKPIALNMVKNCALDAGVGLPISGIGGVETWRDAVEFMLLGASNVQVCTAVMHYGFGIVREMESGLRQFMADKGFNKLDDFIGKSLPKVKEWKDLNLKYEVKAKINADKCIGCQLCYIACEDGAHQAIELKAGTRVPNIIDHNCVGCNLCSLVCPVDDCITMVQTDDGTQFKSWQNRLDENSAPTTFNDQRGGGVGHYVPKPSDALKK; via the coding sequence ATGATTGATATATCCGCAAATTTAGCAGGCATTAAGTCGCCCAATCCTTTTTGGTTGGCTTCTGCCCCTCCTACCAATTCAGGCTACCAAATTATGAAAGCTTTTGACGCTGGCTGGGGTGGTGCTGTCTGGAAAACCTTAGGTGTCCCTGTCGTTAATGTATCTAGCCGTTATGGTGCTGTTAATTATCGAGATACACGAATGATGGGCTTAAATAATATTGAATTGATTACGGATCGCCCCTTAGTTGACAATTTGCGTGAGATGGAAGAGGTCAAAAAGTATTTTCCAGATCATGCTGTCATTGCTTCTCTAATGGTTGATACTCGTGAGGAATGGCACCAAATTGTTAAGGATGTCCAGAATGCTGGTGCCGATGGTATCGAATTAAATTTCGGCTGTCCACATGGAATGTGTGAACGAGGTATGGGGTCTGCTGTTGGGCAAAATCCTAGTGCTTTGGAAACGATTACCAATTGGGTAATGGAAGTTGCTACGGTTCCCGTTATTGTAAAATTAACGCCCAACATTACCGATATAACAGAACCCGCTCGTGCTGCAAAAACAGGGGGAGGAAATGCCATTTCGCTCATCAACACCATTCAATCAATTGTTAATATTGATCTGGATACCCTCTGCCCTACGCCTATTGTTGGAGGGCAATCTACCAATGGAGGTTATTGCGGCCCTGCTGTAAAGCCTATTGCTTTGAACATGGTCAAAAACTGCGCTTTGGACGCTGGTGTTGGGCTGCCCATTTCAGGTATTGGTGGAGTCGAAACGTGGCGGGATGCTGTTGAGTTTATGTTGTTAGGAGCTAGCAATGTACAGGTTTGTACTGCTGTTATGCATTACGGATTTGGCATTGTTCGTGAAATGGAATCTGGTTTGCGCCAATTTATGGCAGACAAAGGTTTTAACAAGTTGGATGATTTTATTGGCAAATCACTCCCTAAGGTCAAAGAATGGAAAGACTTAAATTTAAAATATGAAGTTAAGGCAAAAATCAATGCCGATAAGTGTATTGGTTGCCAATTGTGTTATATCGCTTGCGAAGATGGCGCTCATCAGGCAATAGAATTAAAAGCAGGCACTCGTGTTCCCAACATTATTGATCATAATTGTGTGGGGTGCAACCTGTGCTCTTTGGTCTGCCCTGTTGACGATTGTATCACCATGGTTCAAACGGACGATGGCACTCAATTTAAATCTTGGCAAAATCGCTTGGATGAAAATTCTGCCCCAACTACTTTTAACGATCAACGTGGTGGTGGTGTTGGGCATTATGTTCCTAAACCTAGCGATGCGCTTAAAAAGTAA
- a CDS encoding tetratricopeptide repeat protein produces the protein MTKAYILFTFLFLIVSCKGQQEQHSSELSQEKIIAQYLKNGAWNHHYLTKEWDKWINKGLQKDSTIAYLWQQKALPFWKQKKYQLAVTYYDKAVIYDRQQWLSRLGFLKCIFAKDYQGALNDLIAYINEFGSTYEQDHALAFYIGICHLQLNQYDKALHVLSENAKKQEKENGADWLHFLDRYYLAIAHYELDNYQAAIAELDKVLEIYPNFSDAQYYKSICLNYMGKKEAAKALMRLGKQNFENGYTFNEDSSSYETYPYQITWQWKAIQSILK, from the coding sequence ATGACAAAAGCATATATTTTATTTACTTTTTTATTTTTAATCGTAAGCTGCAAAGGGCAGCAGGAACAACATTCTAGTGAGCTTTCTCAAGAAAAAATTATTGCCCAATACTTAAAAAATGGTGCATGGAACCACCATTACCTCACCAAAGAATGGGACAAATGGATCAATAAGGGGCTCCAAAAAGATTCAACGATTGCTTATTTATGGCAGCAAAAAGCATTGCCCTTTTGGAAACAAAAAAAATATCAATTAGCGGTCACCTATTATGACAAAGCCGTCATCTATGATCGGCAGCAATGGCTGTCTAGGCTTGGATTTCTCAAATGTATTTTTGCTAAAGATTACCAAGGAGCCTTAAATGATTTGATTGCTTATATCAATGAATTTGGTTCTACCTATGAACAAGATCATGCCTTAGCATTTTATATAGGAATTTGCCATTTGCAATTAAATCAATACGATAAAGCCCTCCACGTTTTAAGTGAAAATGCCAAAAAGCAAGAAAAAGAAAATGGAGCGGACTGGCTTCATTTTTTAGATCGATATTACTTAGCCATAGCCCACTATGAATTGGATAATTACCAAGCTGCTATTGCGGAATTGGACAAGGTATTGGAGATTTACCCCAACTTCTCTGACGCACAATATTATAAGAGTATTTGCTTAAACTATATGGGTAAAAAAGAAGCAGCAAAAGCTTTGATGAGATTAGGAAAACAAAATTTTGAAAATGGATATACTTTTAATGAAGATTCTTCCTCGTACGAAACATATCCTTATCAGATTACTTGGCAATGGAAAGCCATTCAATCAATCTTAAAATAA